The Choristoneura fumiferana chromosome 10, NRCan_CFum_1, whole genome shotgun sequence genome has a segment encoding these proteins:
- the LOC141432082 gene encoding carboxylic ester hydrolase-like, which translates to MFKLLIWFIFKVLFVQLQCASYTSVLQTPQGKLIGLETKRGYLRQYLGIPYGTMDERFQEAGPPPRWLGVFNASDTSIACAQYHERLGLPIGVEDCLTLNVYTPGQVSYKRLYPVMVFLHGGGYKTGSNSNYLYNPQFLVQKGVIVVTVNYRLGAFGFLCLRIPGAPGNIGLKDQVAALRWVKENIRTFGGNPDSVTIFGESAGSASVSYLVMSPAAKGLFRRAIMESASSLSPFAFSNDPVERASLVASKMGYNTKNPFEILKIFRNATKNEILMASATNTSVNLWSKYVFRPCVEKQMINSKPFLTMSPQEVLESGTYNKVSMIIGYNDKEGILYVKHFNKQLYKKLNDNFSDMLPDNLYFSDSREKRKVANEVKTFYFGNRTINEESVDSIVDFISDVMFHYPSVTITEYFLNHSHFPIFNYYFKYDSFRNLAKILMGMKGQKGAAHGDELFFLFQPVIYWPVPLVGNDKKVVERMTSMWTNFAKFGNPTSLKSPVLNINWNASDETSLRYLTIDKSLSMDFLPNPERIDFWRNIYKTRKVS; encoded by the exons ATGTTTAAACTCCTcatttggtttatttttaaagtgttattCGTTCAATTACAATGTGCTTCCTACACTTCCGTGCTTCAAACCCCTCAAGGGAAATTGATCGGTTTGGAAACCAAGCGAGGTTATTTGAGACAGTATTTGGGAATACCTTACGGCACGATGGATGAAAGATTTCAG GAAGCGGGACCACCCCCGCGCTGGTTGGGTGTTTTCAATGCATCAGACACCAGCATCGCCTGTGCTCAATACCACGAGCGACTGGGATTGCCCATAGGAGTGGAAGACTGCCTTACCCTAAACGTGTACACCCCTGGCCAAGTGAGCTATAAACGGCTCTACCCTGTCATGGTATTTCTACATGGAGGAGGTTATAAGACTGGCAGCAACTCCAATTATCTCTACAACCCACAATTCCTTGTCCAAAAAGGTGTAATAGTCGTCACCGTTAACTACCGCTTAGGCGCCTTTGGTTTCCTCTGCCTCAGAATCCCAGGCGCACCGGGAAACATAGGCTTAAAGGATCAAGTAGCAGCCCTGCGATGGGTCAAAGAGAATATCAGAACTTTCGGCGGTAACCCAGACTCGGTGACCATATTCGGAGAAAGTGCAGGCTCCGCGTCTGTCAGTTACCTAGTAATGTCGCCCGCTGCTAAAGGACTATTCAGACGAGCCATCATGGAAAGCGCGTCATCTCTCTCACCGTTCGCATTCTCCAACGACCCGGTCGAAAGAGCATCATTGGTTGCATCTAAAATGGGCTACAACACCAAAAAtccttttgaaattttaaagaTCTTTCGGAACGCTACCAAAAACGAAATTCTGATGGCCAGTGCAACAAACACATCCGTTAATTTGTGGTCCAAATACGTGTTTAGGCCGTGCGTCGAAAAACAGATGATAAACAGTAAGCCATTCCTTACTATGAGCCCTCAAGAAGTACTGGAATCGGGGACGTACAACAAAGTATCCATGATCATTGGTTACAACGACAAGGAGGGCATACTTTACGTAAAGCATTTCAACAAGCAACTATACAAAAAACTAAACGATAATTTTAGCGACATGCTGCCAgataatctttatttttctgacagcagagaaaaaagaaaagttGCAAATGAAGTAAAGACGTTCTACTTTGGGAATCGGACCATAAATGAAGAGTCAGTGGACAGTATTGTTGATTTTATATCTGATGTGATGTTTCATTATCCCTCAGTGACGATAACTGAATACTTTTTGAACCACAGTCACTTTCCTATCTTCAACTACTATTTTAAGTATGATTCCTTTAGAAACTTGGCCAAGATCCTGATGGGTATGAAAGGCCAGAAAGGGGCGGCCCACGGTGACGAGCTGTTTTTCTTGTTCCAGCCCGTTATATATTGGCCCGTGCCTTTAGTTGGAAATGATAAAAAAGTCGTGGAAAGAATGACCAGTATGTGGACCAACTTCGCCAAATTTGG AAACCCAACATCGTTGAAATCACCAGTATTAAACATAAATTGGAATGCCAGTGACGAAACCAGCCTAAGATACCTCACAATAGATAAAAGTTTATCCATGGACTTTCTTCCGAATCCAGAGCGCATAGACTTCTGGAGGAACATCTACAAGACGAGAAAAGTATCCTGA